In Cloacibacterium caeni, a single window of DNA contains:
- a CDS encoding HesB/IscA family protein: MIKVSDLAKEKASQLMKEEGFNPETDYIRVGVKSGGCSGLEYVLKFDNEKTEADQVFEDNGVKIVVDKKSFLYLVGTTLEYSGGLNGKGFVFNNPNAARTCGCGESFSL, encoded by the coding sequence ATGATTAAAGTATCAGATTTAGCAAAAGAAAAAGCATCTCAATTGATGAAAGAAGAAGGCTTCAACCCAGAAACCGACTATATTAGAGTTGGCGTAAAGAGTGGAGGTTGTTCTGGATTAGAGTATGTTTTGAAATTCGACAATGAAAAAACAGAAGCTGACCAAGTTTTTGAAGACAATGGGGTAAAGATTGTGGTAGATAAAAAATCATTCTTATATCTTGTTGGGACCACTTTAGAATATTCTGGTGGTCTGAATGGAAAGGGTTTCGTTTTTAATAATCCAAATGCTGCAAGAACTTGTGGTTGTGGAGAAAGTTTTAGTTTATAA
- a CDS encoding GLPGLI family protein → MKKIGILFLGLISAFSFSQNTRFVYQVSMKTDSTAAPKIENAYLDISTEKSIFYGEKRMKRDSTIRQAMENRNFNFDRNSMEQFRTAITYSIEKNHATKTISYKDRIARDQYWYDEDRTFNWKILPETVKIGEYETQKAETTFAGRKWFAWFTQDLPFIDGPYKFSGLPGLIVKVEDEKGDYSFDLKETKKIAELPNFESRFGNNIKVKRSEFLKQQEKFNKDPMSFFQNQGGGFAMRMGGNQNPQNEAERRKMMEERLKEEAKANNNPLEKN, encoded by the coding sequence ATGAAAAAAATAGGAATTTTATTTTTAGGACTCATTTCAGCATTCAGTTTTTCACAAAATACACGTTTTGTGTATCAGGTTTCTATGAAAACAGATTCTACTGCAGCTCCTAAAATAGAAAATGCTTACTTAGACATCTCTACAGAAAAATCTATTTTCTACGGCGAAAAAAGAATGAAAAGAGATTCTACCATTCGACAAGCGATGGAAAACAGAAATTTCAATTTTGACAGAAATTCTATGGAGCAATTCAGAACCGCAATCACTTATTCCATAGAAAAAAATCACGCTACCAAAACCATTTCTTATAAAGACAGAATCGCAAGAGACCAATATTGGTACGATGAAGACAGAACTTTTAACTGGAAAATTTTACCAGAAACTGTAAAAATCGGTGAATATGAAACTCAAAAAGCAGAAACTACTTTTGCAGGTAGAAAATGGTTTGCTTGGTTTACTCAAGATCTTCCTTTTATAGATGGCCCTTATAAATTTTCTGGATTGCCAGGATTAATCGTAAAAGTGGAAGACGAAAAAGGAGATTATTCTTTTGACTTGAAAGAAACCAAAAAAATTGCTGAACTTCCTAATTTCGAAAGCAGATTTGGCAATAATATTAAAGTGAAAAGAAGCGAATTCTTAAAACAACAAGAAAAATTCAACAAAGACCCGATGTCATTCTTTCAAAATCAAGGTGGCGGATTTGCAATGAGAATGGGAGGAAACCAAAACCCACAAAATGAAGCCGAGAGAAGAAAAATGATGGAAGAAAGGCTGAAAGAAGAAGCGAAAGCCAACAATAATCCACTGGAAAAGAATTAA
- a CDS encoding TonB-dependent receptor domain-containing protein, with product MKNIQKSLLTLLLLFLFQITFSQITKEKALVKGECGMCKDRIEKTALKSGAKTATWTAETQTLEVEFDISKTSLDKLLKNIADVGHDNEKYKTDEDTYTALPECCHYDRAASFEEGIAAKNSEHTESSESHSEDHSEDHSQHIEKEKTIEGVKLTKYQEATALNKKEAGLVFNINSKELLKAACCNLSESFETNATVDVSFSNAVTGTKQLKMLGLDQKYTALTKELLPEIRGLASAYGLNFIPGRWISGIQLTKGGSTVVNGYESITGQINTEFVKFNKNPENSVNLFADFNGRYEANIVSTSKLNEKWGQSILLHGNATIGEMDDNNDTFLDRPKGNQINAAYLLDYNDLENSGFGSHFGIQYLVDKRIAGQVGFDDKLPQISQNKYGVNIDINRFQVWNKTGYIFKGKPYQSIGLMNQFTYHKQNSFFGLRNYFGEQKTYYSNLIFESIFGNTNHKYKTGASFLYDDYNEDYLAQNFQRTETVPGLFFEYTLTGLKYTLVAGSRVDFHNLAGTQFTPRINFKYDFSPKTILRLSAGKGFRTANIFAENQQFFASNRSVEILQNGGKTYGLKPEIAWNYGASLQQDFKLFGKKASWITDFFRTDFQNQVLVDLENPQKIVFYNLDGKSFANSLQTQLDFSVVKNLDFRVAYKYYDVQADFASGRKQIPFMAKNRGFFNAAYSTKKEGKNAFWTFDTTVQYVGKQRIPNTASNPQNLQLPEFSDSYMTWNAQIAHNFNKNIRAYFGGENLTGTRQKNPIVDAQNPFGNYFDGGMVYAPIMPANFYVGFDVNF from the coding sequence ATGAAAAACATACAGAAAAGCCTTCTGACTTTACTCCTTTTATTCTTATTCCAAATTACCTTTTCACAAATTACCAAAGAAAAAGCTTTAGTAAAAGGCGAATGTGGAATGTGCAAAGACAGAATAGAAAAAACAGCGCTAAAATCTGGTGCTAAAACCGCAACTTGGACCGCAGAAACCCAAACTTTAGAAGTGGAATTTGATATTTCTAAAACTTCTTTGGATAAACTTCTGAAAAACATTGCAGATGTAGGCCACGACAACGAAAAATACAAAACAGACGAAGATACTTACACCGCTTTACCAGAATGCTGTCATTATGATAGAGCCGCGAGTTTCGAAGAAGGTATCGCTGCTAAAAACTCTGAACATACAGAATCATCCGAAAGTCATTCCGAAGATCATTCTGAAGATCATTCTCAACACATCGAAAAAGAGAAAACCATAGAAGGTGTAAAACTTACCAAATATCAAGAAGCAACTGCACTCAATAAAAAAGAAGCGGGTTTGGTTTTCAATATTAATTCAAAAGAATTATTGAAAGCAGCGTGTTGTAATCTTTCTGAAAGTTTCGAAACCAATGCAACAGTAGACGTTTCTTTTTCTAACGCTGTTACAGGAACCAAACAGTTGAAAATGCTCGGTTTAGACCAAAAATATACCGCTTTAACCAAAGAACTTTTACCAGAAATCAGAGGGTTGGCTTCAGCTTATGGTTTGAATTTCATTCCTGGTCGTTGGATTTCAGGGATTCAATTAACAAAAGGAGGAAGCACCGTAGTCAATGGTTACGAAAGCATTACAGGACAAATCAATACAGAATTTGTAAAATTCAATAAAAATCCGGAAAATTCTGTGAATCTTTTTGCTGATTTTAACGGAAGATACGAAGCCAACATCGTTTCTACTTCTAAATTGAATGAAAAATGGGGACAATCTATTTTATTGCACGGAAACGCAACTATAGGCGAAATGGATGATAATAACGATACTTTCCTTGACAGACCAAAAGGAAACCAAATCAATGCAGCCTATTTATTGGATTACAATGATTTAGAAAACTCTGGCTTTGGTTCACATTTTGGGATTCAGTATTTGGTAGACAAAAGAATTGCAGGACAAGTTGGTTTTGATGACAAACTTCCGCAAATTTCTCAGAATAAATATGGAGTAAATATTGACATCAATCGTTTTCAGGTTTGGAACAAAACAGGTTACATTTTCAAAGGAAAACCTTACCAAAGCATCGGTTTGATGAACCAATTTACTTATCATAAACAAAATAGCTTTTTTGGTCTTAGAAATTATTTCGGAGAACAGAAAACCTATTATTCTAACTTGATTTTTGAATCTATTTTTGGAAATACCAACCATAAATATAAAACTGGAGCTAGTTTTTTATATGATGACTATAACGAAGATTATTTAGCTCAAAATTTCCAAAGAACAGAAACCGTTCCTGGATTGTTTTTTGAATATACTTTAACGGGACTTAAATATACTTTGGTTGCGGGTTCGCGTGTAGATTTTCACAATTTAGCAGGAACTCAATTCACGCCGAGAATTAATTTCAAATATGACTTTTCGCCAAAAACCATTTTGAGACTTTCTGCTGGAAAAGGCTTTAGAACAGCAAATATTTTTGCAGAAAACCAACAGTTTTTTGCATCAAACAGAAGTGTAGAAATTTTACAAAACGGAGGGAAAACATACGGTCTAAAACCAGAAATCGCTTGGAATTATGGAGCAAGTTTGCAACAAGATTTCAAACTTTTTGGCAAAAAAGCAAGCTGGATTACAGATTTCTTCAGAACAGATTTCCAAAATCAAGTTTTAGTAGATTTAGAAAATCCACAGAAAATCGTTTTCTATAATTTAGACGGCAAATCATTTGCCAATTCACTGCAAACACAATTAGACTTTAGCGTGGTCAAAAATCTAGATTTCAGAGTAGCGTACAAGTACTATGATGTACAGGCAGATTTTGCTAGCGGAAGAAAACAAATTCCTTTCATGGCGAAAAACAGAGGTTTTTTCAATGCAGCTTATAGCACTAAAAAAGAAGGAAAAAATGCTTTTTGGACCTTTGATACAACCGTTCAATACGTAGGAAAACAGAGAATTCCGAATACTGCTTCTAACCCTCAAAATTTACAATTGCCAGAATTTTCTGATTCTTATATGACTTGGAACGCTCAAATTGCTCACAATTTCAATAAAAATATCAGAGCGTATTTCGGTGGGGAAAACCTGACTGGAACTCGACAAAAAAATCCGATTGTAGACGCACAAAATCCTTTCGGAAATTATTTTGACGGAGGAATGGTTTATGC